From a single Streptomyces sp. 1331.2 genomic region:
- a CDS encoding AfsR/SARP family transcriptional regulator: MHIDLLGPVLVRREHGAAATPSGPKRRALLSALAVRMNQTVATEELIELVWDGAAPPTARSALQGHVAALRQLLDGTGLVLDTRASGYLLAGSPDRVDVLRFLRLCEQAGVLLPEPTGRVHPAGGAPEDPAVPLLRAGLDLWRGPALVDCGSALLRERVVPPLADLRLRALDRLAEALLRAGRGGELAAELAEAADAHPSRQALAARLVHCLEQGGRYQEARERYERATALLSGPPGPELRIVGERLRAQPASSAAPTTIAAVGAATAFAAVVPDRRFVGRAAELAALDAALPAARSGRPVLVTGPVGAGKTALVRHWAALRGAERFPDGVLHADLRGFDPAGPRQPADVLGEFLTALGDAPDTLPAATAERSRRYRDLVSGRRMLIVLDDAASYEQLLPLLPDPPATHPRPDDPRPDDPGPDDPGPDDPGHEEAGHEEAGTPVTVVTSCGRLRHLLVREGGVPLPLGVLTGEDAAALLARALGPDRTGTGPEAVAELAELAERCDRLPLALRLAAARLVARPDWTPGDLARELADEQTGLAALSGPGSGTARGPIGLISALDRTYRTLTPDAARLFTLLGLHPGGVIDTATAAALADLPPATTRTLLTALDAVHLLEEATPGRYARRELVRRYAARKAAELTCDERFVALDRLIAHYLEVTAGWTAESAAAGGSDRAAAWFRREESALRAVVLCAEQYGRTAHAWQLAHRIGLLYETTGHDRTHWRAVVEAGLRAAHADGDDAAAARLGTDLAVLHIARAAHRTASEHLDRAVGAADRAGDPALRHHCRSRVGAALLRAGRYERALPLLTDLVAAARTPAADHLLVRSLTDLADALVLSGHPGPALDHADEAVRTATARAGSAEAVLAVHSRARALHALGRRDAALSSARLAVALGRTVGDPALEARSHGLLADLLEELGRGVEGAEARQRAQALVAGSR, from the coding sequence GTGCACATCGATCTGCTCGGCCCGGTGCTCGTGCGGCGCGAGCACGGGGCGGCGGCGACGCCCTCGGGCCCGAAGCGCCGGGCGTTGCTGAGTGCGCTCGCGGTGCGGATGAACCAGACGGTGGCCACCGAGGAGCTGATCGAGCTGGTCTGGGACGGGGCGGCCCCGCCCACCGCCCGGTCCGCGCTGCAGGGGCACGTCGCGGCCCTGCGCCAACTGCTGGACGGGACGGGCCTGGTCCTGGACACCCGGGCGTCCGGGTACCTGCTGGCCGGCAGTCCCGACCGGGTGGACGTGCTGCGCTTCCTCCGGCTCTGCGAGCAGGCGGGCGTGCTGCTGCCCGAGCCCACCGGCCGCGTGCACCCGGCGGGCGGGGCGCCGGAGGACCCGGCGGTGCCGCTGCTGCGCGCCGGGCTGGACCTGTGGCGTGGCCCGGCCCTCGTCGACTGCGGCTCCGCCCTGCTGCGCGAGCGGGTCGTCCCGCCCCTGGCCGACCTGCGGCTGCGTGCTCTGGACCGGCTGGCCGAGGCGCTGCTCCGGGCGGGCCGGGGCGGCGAGTTGGCCGCCGAACTGGCCGAGGCGGCCGATGCCCACCCGTCCCGGCAGGCCCTGGCCGCCCGGCTGGTGCACTGCCTGGAGCAGGGCGGCCGGTACCAGGAGGCGCGGGAGCGGTACGAACGGGCGACGGCCCTGCTCTCCGGCCCACCCGGACCTGAACTGCGCATCGTCGGCGAACGGTTGAGGGCACAGCCCGCCTCCTCCGCTGCCCCGACCACGATCGCGGCGGTCGGGGCCGCCACCGCCTTCGCGGCCGTCGTACCCGACCGCAGGTTCGTCGGCCGAGCGGCCGAACTCGCCGCACTGGACGCGGCCTTGCCGGCAGCCAGGTCCGGCCGTCCGGTGCTGGTCACCGGTCCGGTGGGGGCCGGGAAGACCGCCCTGGTCCGGCACTGGGCGGCCCTGCGGGGCGCCGAGCGGTTCCCGGACGGCGTCCTCCACGCCGACCTGCGCGGCTTCGACCCGGCAGGGCCGCGCCAACCGGCCGACGTCCTGGGCGAGTTCCTCACCGCCCTCGGCGACGCCCCGGACACCCTGCCCGCCGCCACGGCCGAGCGCTCCCGGCGGTACCGCGACCTCGTCTCCGGCCGCCGGATGCTGATCGTGCTGGACGACGCCGCCTCCTACGAACAGCTCCTCCCGCTGCTGCCCGACCCGCCGGCCACGCACCCCCGACCCGACGACCCCCGACCCGACGACCCCGGGCCGGACGACCCCGGGCCGGACGACCCCGGGCACGAGGAGGCCGGGCACGAGGAGGCCGGCACGCCCGTCACCGTCGTCACCAGCTGCGGCCGGCTGCGCCACCTGCTGGTCCGCGAGGGCGGCGTCCCGCTCCCGCTCGGCGTCCTCACCGGTGAGGACGCCGCCGCGCTGCTCGCCCGCGCCCTCGGCCCGGACCGTACGGGCACGGGCCCGGAGGCCGTCGCCGAGCTCGCCGAACTCGCCGAGCGGTGCGACCGGTTGCCGCTCGCGCTGCGCCTGGCCGCCGCCCGGCTGGTCGCCCGACCCGACTGGACCCCCGGCGACCTCGCCCGCGAACTCGCCGACGAACAGACCGGGTTGGCCGCCCTCTCCGGGCCCGGCAGCGGTACCGCCCGCGGCCCGATCGGCCTCATCAGCGCCCTGGACCGGACGTACCGGACCCTGACGCCCGACGCCGCCCGGCTGTTCACCCTGCTCGGCCTGCACCCCGGCGGGGTGATCGACACCGCGACCGCGGCCGCCCTCGCCGACCTCCCGCCCGCCACCACCCGCACCCTGCTCACCGCGCTGGACGCCGTCCACCTGCTGGAGGAGGCCACCCCGGGCCGCTACGCCCGGCGAGAGCTGGTGCGCCGCTACGCCGCCCGCAAGGCCGCCGAACTCACCTGCGACGAACGGTTCGTCGCCCTCGACCGGCTGATCGCCCACTACCTGGAGGTGACCGCCGGCTGGACGGCCGAGAGCGCGGCGGCCGGCGGCAGCGACCGCGCGGCGGCCTGGTTCCGTCGGGAGGAGAGCGCGCTGCGGGCCGTCGTGCTCTGCGCCGAGCAGTACGGCCGGACCGCCCACGCCTGGCAACTCGCCCACCGGATCGGCCTGTTGTACGAGACCACCGGCCACGACCGGACGCACTGGCGGGCCGTCGTCGAGGCCGGGCTGCGGGCCGCGCACGCGGACGGGGACGACGCGGCCGCCGCCCGGCTCGGCACCGACCTCGCCGTCCTGCACATCGCCCGCGCCGCCCACCGGACCGCCTCCGAGCACCTGGACCGCGCCGTCGGGGCGGCCGACCGGGCCGGCGACCCGGCGCTGCGCCACCACTGCCGCAGCCGGGTGGGCGCCGCACTGCTGCGGGCCGGGCGGTACGAACGGGCGCTGCCGCTGCTCACCGACCTGGTGGCGGCCGCCCGCACCCCGGCCGCCGACCACCTGCTGGTCCGCTCGCTCACCGACCTCGCCGACGCCCTGGTCCTCTCCGGCCACCCCGGGCCGGCCCTCGACCACGCCGACGAGGCCGTCCGCACCGCCACCGCCCGCGCCGGATCCGCCGAGGCCGTCCTCGCCGTCCACAGCCGGGCCCGCGCCCTGCACGCCCTCGGCCGCCGCGACGCCGCCCTCTCCTCGGCGCGACTCGCCGTCGCCCTGGGCCGCACCGTCGGCGACCCGGCGCTGGAGGCGCGCTCGCACGGCCTGCTCGCCGACCTGCTGGAGGAGCTGGGCCGCGGGGTGGAGGGGGCGGAGGCGCGGCAGCGGGCGCAAGCGCTGGTGGCGGGCAGCCGCTGA
- a CDS encoding serine hydrolase domain-containing protein gives MLAALQATTGAGAPGAFAVIRDHGDQESTRSLAVGKADLDGTPMNSSWRFRVGSNSKMFTAVLVMQLAEEGRIDLDKPLRDYLPEGTLPAGWTMTGRQVMEHRAGVYDHTNDLLEQAGEETTSAFEARIRSTVYDPRDLVAMSVKHGIQYTPGSRYSYSNTDFVLLGLAVEHLTGQPYPEVLNERIIQPLGLRRTSFVVPDRQISGDHVTGYLTNDDRSKPLLDSTEQNGSWVWSAGAVISSAEDLDHFLTALLAGSSGGLVTDASRDQMTAALPTPTAKISYGLGLRRISLSCGDVYGHGGIVQGFQTQSFVAPDGHRSVVVFANASNNGSVTQGLMNALEPAFCGKKPTAAPRTNLAPRSDLRGTGSAYELPVVEDTRI, from the coding sequence GTGCTCGCTGCCCTGCAGGCCACCACGGGTGCCGGCGCCCCGGGCGCCTTCGCGGTGATCCGCGACCACGGCGACCAGGAGTCCACCCGCTCGCTGGCCGTCGGCAAGGCCGACCTCGACGGGACCCCGATGAACTCCTCGTGGAGGTTCCGGGTCGGCAGCAACAGCAAGATGTTCACCGCCGTTCTCGTGATGCAGCTGGCGGAGGAGGGCCGGATCGACCTCGACAAGCCCCTGCGCGACTACCTCCCCGAGGGCACCCTCCCGGCCGGCTGGACCATGACGGGCCGCCAGGTGATGGAGCACCGGGCCGGCGTCTACGACCACACCAACGACCTGCTGGAGCAGGCCGGCGAGGAGACCACCAGCGCGTTCGAGGCGCGCATCCGCAGCACGGTGTACGACCCGCGCGACCTGGTGGCGATGTCGGTCAAGCACGGCATCCAGTACACCCCCGGCAGCCGCTACTCCTACTCCAACACCGACTTCGTACTGCTGGGCCTCGCGGTCGAGCACCTCACCGGACAGCCGTACCCGGAGGTGCTGAACGAGCGGATCATCCAGCCGCTCGGCCTGCGCAGGACCTCCTTCGTGGTGCCCGACCGGCAGATCAGTGGCGACCACGTCACCGGCTACCTCACCAACGACGACCGCAGCAAGCCGCTGCTGGACTCCACCGAGCAGAACGGCTCCTGGGTGTGGAGCGCCGGGGCCGTCATCTCCTCCGCCGAGGACCTCGACCACTTCCTGACCGCCCTGCTGGCCGGCAGCAGCGGCGGGCTGGTCACGGACGCCTCCCGGGACCAGATGACCGCCGCCCTGCCCACGCCCACCGCGAAGATCTCCTACGGCCTGGGGCTGCGCCGCATCTCGCTCTCCTGCGGGGACGTGTACGGCCACGGCGGCATCGTGCAGGGCTTCCAGACCCAGTCCTTCGTGGCCCCGGACGGGCACCGCAGCGTGGTGGTGTTCGCCAATGCCTCCAACAACGGCTCGGTGACGCAGGGTCTGATGAACGCGCTGGAGCCGGCCTTCTGCGGCAAGAAGCCCACGGCCGCCCCGCGGACGAACCTCGCCCCGCGCTCCGACCTGCGCGGCACGGGCTCCGCGTACGAGCTGCCCGTGGTGGAGGACACCCGGATCTGA
- a CDS encoding ATP-binding protein, which translates to MAAGGGTGAGADTEAGPEAGTEASAGTGEFSRLLAGHRVAAGLTQEELAAAAGVSLRALGDMERGRTRGPQRRTVRALARALGLDEARAQALDRAAQSGRPRGLRPGPARVPAQAAPRDPLPQTPAGSGPAGTGEAVAGQVVPGQAGLAGERGQSALALPRDIADFTAREDALAALAGLAAGERPAHPRVVLISGQPGLGKTAFALHAAHTLAPRFPDGQLSVDLAGMSAQPLTARDALGQVLRALGVEDAAVPAGTEERAGLYRALVRDRRLVLVLDNAADEGQVRPLLPGSGPAVTIVTSRNVLPGLESVHRLSLDVLAPAEAAALLARIAGRERIEAAPDATAELARLCGYLPLALRIAGQRLVARPQQPVAQLVRQLAAEENRLDLLETGDLAVRPAFELSYRRLPVEARLVLRRCALTAGADFTAAVAAAYTGRSEARTELLLEQLVDAGLLQPATPDRYRLHDLVRLYAAERLAAEEPAEELAEVRSRAGRRILDRATAYGLRFDPEHEKDDAAVTGRAPAHLTEAAHWLEYEHPEWLAALHQAQQSGRYREVVDTAEAMHWFSDRLLSWGIWAEVFQLSVDAARALGDRRAEAVHVNYLAWTYVTCLHRYQRGIELAGEGLELAKEVGDREQQGWALTYLASGLRYLRRHREATEAFHRAADAFADVDSRSARIGRLVTLRGAANCLRESGRAEEAVDSRRRALAGALELVERWSSPLMHLLAAMTAHELGLDRAALRRWPAAEKAYRQALVHYEAVGRPDSMTKTLTELGTALIEQGRAEEARELLTEALTDLSADGPRPGPPRH; encoded by the coding sequence ATGGCGGCTGGGGGCGGCACCGGGGCGGGCGCGGACACGGAGGCGGGCCCGGAAGCGGGTACGGAGGCAAGCGCGGGTACGGGCGAGTTCAGCCGCCTGCTGGCCGGGCACCGGGTGGCGGCGGGCCTGACGCAGGAGGAGCTTGCGGCGGCCGCCGGGGTGAGTCTGCGCGCCCTCGGGGACATGGAGCGCGGCCGTACCCGCGGGCCGCAGCGGCGCACCGTACGGGCCCTGGCCCGCGCGCTGGGCCTGGACGAGGCGCGGGCGCAGGCGCTGGACCGGGCCGCGCAGAGCGGGCGCCCGCGCGGCCTCCGGCCGGGCCCGGCCCGGGTGCCGGCCCAGGCCGCACCCCGGGATCCGCTGCCGCAGACGCCGGCCGGGAGCGGGCCGGCCGGGACCGGAGAGGCCGTAGCCGGGCAGGTCGTGCCCGGGCAGGCAGGGCTGGCAGGCGAGCGCGGCCAGAGTGCCCTCGCCCTGCCGCGGGACATCGCCGACTTCACCGCCCGCGAGGACGCCCTGGCCGCGCTCGCCGGCCTCGCCGCGGGCGAGCGGCCCGCCCACCCCCGGGTGGTGCTGATCAGCGGTCAGCCCGGACTCGGAAAGACGGCCTTCGCCCTGCACGCCGCCCACACCCTGGCCCCGCGCTTCCCCGACGGCCAGCTCTCCGTCGACCTCGCCGGGATGTCCGCCCAGCCGCTGACCGCGCGCGACGCGCTCGGCCAGGTGCTGCGCGCCCTGGGCGTCGAGGACGCCGCGGTGCCCGCCGGGACGGAGGAGCGGGCCGGCCTCTACCGGGCCCTGGTGCGCGACCGCCGGCTCGTCCTGGTGCTGGACAATGCCGCGGACGAGGGCCAGGTGCGCCCGCTGCTCCCGGGCTCCGGGCCGGCCGTGACCATCGTGACCAGCCGCAACGTGCTGCCCGGCCTGGAATCGGTGCACCGGCTGAGCCTGGACGTGCTCGCCCCGGCGGAGGCCGCCGCACTGCTGGCCCGGATCGCCGGCCGGGAGCGGATCGAGGCCGCACCCGATGCCACCGCCGAACTGGCCCGGCTCTGCGGATACCTGCCGCTGGCGCTGCGGATCGCCGGGCAGCGGCTGGTCGCCCGGCCGCAGCAGCCGGTCGCCCAGCTGGTGCGCCAGCTCGCCGCCGAGGAGAACCGCCTGGATCTGCTGGAGACCGGCGACCTGGCGGTCCGACCGGCCTTCGAGCTGTCCTACCGGCGGCTGCCGGTAGAGGCCCGACTGGTGCTGCGGCGCTGTGCGTTGACCGCCGGGGCGGACTTCACGGCGGCCGTCGCCGCGGCCTACACGGGCCGCTCGGAGGCCCGGACCGAGCTGCTGCTGGAACAGCTGGTCGACGCCGGTCTGCTGCAGCCCGCCACACCGGACCGCTACCGCCTGCACGACCTGGTGCGGCTCTACGCGGCCGAGCGGCTGGCCGCCGAGGAGCCGGCCGAGGAGCTGGCCGAGGTCCGCAGCCGGGCCGGCCGCCGGATCCTCGACCGGGCGACGGCCTACGGGCTGCGCTTCGACCCGGAGCACGAGAAGGACGACGCCGCGGTCACCGGCCGGGCCCCGGCGCACCTCACCGAGGCGGCGCACTGGCTGGAGTACGAGCACCCGGAGTGGCTGGCCGCCCTGCACCAGGCCCAGCAGTCCGGCCGCTACCGGGAGGTGGTCGACACCGCCGAGGCCATGCACTGGTTCTCCGACCGGCTGCTGAGCTGGGGCATCTGGGCGGAGGTGTTCCAGCTCTCGGTGGACGCCGCCCGCGCGCTCGGCGACCGGCGGGCCGAGGCGGTGCACGTCAACTACCTGGCCTGGACGTACGTCACCTGCCTGCACCGCTACCAGCGCGGCATCGAACTGGCCGGTGAGGGGCTGGAGCTGGCGAAGGAGGTCGGCGACCGGGAGCAGCAGGGCTGGGCGCTCACCTACCTCGCCTCCGGCCTGCGCTACCTGCGCCGCCACCGCGAGGCGACCGAGGCCTTCCACCGCGCGGCGGACGCCTTCGCCGACGTGGACAGCCGCTCGGCCAGGATCGGCCGGCTGGTCACCCTGCGCGGCGCCGCCAACTGCCTGCGGGAGTCCGGCCGGGCCGAGGAGGCGGTGGACTCCCGGCGGCGGGCGCTGGCCGGCGCCCTGGAGCTGGTGGAGCGCTGGTCCTCCCCGCTGATGCACCTGCTGGCGGCCATGACCGCGCACGAACTCGGCCTGGACCGCGCGGCGTTGCGGCGCTGGCCGGCCGCCGAGAAGGCCTACCGGCAGGCCCTGGTGCACTACGAGGCGGTCGGCCGTCCGGACAGCATGACCAAGACCCTGACCGAGCTCGGCACCGCGCTGATCGAGCAGGGCCGGGCCGAGGAGGCCCGTGAACTGCTCACCGAGGCGCTGACCGACCTGAGCGCGGACGGCCCCCGGCCGGGGCCGCCGAGGCACTGA